Part of the Xanthomonas sp. SI genome is shown below.
CTCTACATCAGCACCAATGCGGTGGATGCCGGTGGCAGCTTTGTCGGTGCCGACGCGGCGGCCAGCTGGTGGCACCGCAACTTCCGCATGTATGCCAACGTGCAGAAGGCCGCGCAACCCGGCCACCGCTTGCTGGTGATTGCTGGATCCGGCCACACGGCGATCCTCAAGGACCTGCTGGCGATCGACATGCAGCGCACCGCCGAGGACGTGAACGGATATCTGGCGCCGTAAGTCGACCTGAGGTTAGGGCAACAGCGGGGCTCAACAGTGGGGCCAGGAGAAATATGTGCTTTAAATCGTATTTCCTTTGGCCCCGTTGTTGGCGATCCTCATTGGTGTGGCAACCGTGAAGATGCGCAATACACGCGCTTTTGCAAGCCAACGCCGCTGCACAATGTTGATTGCCAAGAACTAAAGCTGGGGAAGCCTCAGAATCTGCGCCCTGCTTTCCCAGTTTTCGTCCCCGACACCGACTACGCCGACTCCAGCCATGACCAAAGTTCTGATCCTCAGCGTAAGCGCCGGCAATGGCCACGTGCGCGCAGCGCAGGCGCTTGCTGCCGCCGCAGCCTCTCTCGCTCCCTCGTGCACGGCTGTACATATCGACACCATGGCCCATGTGTCAGGGGCGTTCCGCCGTATCTACACCGAGTGGTACATCCAGCTCGTGAATCGCGCGCCCGAACTCTGGTCGTATCTGCATCAGCGCAGCGACCTCACGCCGCACCACGCGGCGTCGCAGCGCATGCGCCGCGGCATCGAGCGGCTGAGCACCGGCGCGCTGCTGCGCGAGATTCGAAACGCGAAGCCCGATGCCGTGATTTGCACCCACTTCCTGCCGGCCGAGTTGCTGATGCGCGAACGCAGAAACGCTGGCCTCGACTACCCCGTCTGGTTGCAGATCACCGACTACGACCTGCACAACATGTGGCTCGTTCCCGAGATGACCGGCTACCTGGCGGCGAACGAAGAGGTCGCGTTCCGGCTTCGCGCACGCGGCATTCCGGCCGACCGTGTGCACGTCACAGGAATTCCGGTGATGCCAGCATTCTCGAAGCCCGACGCACCGACGTTGGAGCGCGATGCGTGCGCGGCCGCCCTGGGTCTGGACCCATCGCGTTCCACGCTTCTGATGGCCTCAGGCGGCGCTGGCGTTGGCGATCTTGCGAGCATGGTCGAACGTGCACTGGGCATGGCAAGCGATTTCCAGGTAATCGCCGTGGCGGGCCGCAATGCCGAAACGCACGCCAGACTGTCGGCGCTGGCGCTTCGCCATCCGGGCCGGATGATTGCGGTGGGCTTCACCGACGAGATGCACAAGCTCATGGCAGCTGCCGATCTGGTCGTCACCAAGCCCGGCGGCCTCACCGTGTCCGAATGCCTGGCGCTGGGCAAGCCGATGCTGCTGATCTCGCCGATCCCTGGCCAAGAAGAACACAACGCCGGCTTCCTGATGGAAGAAGGCGCAGCATGGCTGGCCTACGATGCCATTGGCCTTGACTACAAGGTCGAACGGCTGATGGCCGATCGGCCGAAATTGCGAACCATGGCTGCATGCAGCCTTGCGCTCGGCAAGCCTCAGGCCGCAGCGACGGTGCTTCAACGTGTGCTGCAGAGCATGCCGCATGATGCGGGCTGTAGATAGAGCGCCTATCCGCCGCACGCTGGTCTACCTGGCCTGGGTACTTGTGATGGCGTTTAACGGTGTCAGGTTCACTTAGGAAGTCAACATGACCCCGTTACTAACCCCGTTACTACTGTTTTGCGTTGACCGGTTGAATCCACCGCCGGTAGCGGACATTGCCCAGCGTCTACTTCCGACTTGGCATCGTTAGCGCCGTCCGCGTTCATTCCTGTTCTCTTATCTGGCGTTCAAGCTCTAGGCGCCGAGCCTGTAGCCAGGCGACGTGGCGATAAGCCCGGACGAGAACCGCCACCGCAAGAACGAGCATCCCGACACCTGCCGCCGCGGCCGCGTAGAAGGTCGCGCTACCCGTGGCGACGGTCATTCCCAGTGCACCGGCGGCAAACACCGCGGTGAAAGCCACTGCCATCCAACCTGCCACGATGCGGTGATTGGCCAGCAGAGGCCTGCGCTGCCGCAGTACCCAGAACGCATATGCCACCCAGCAGGAGCCAATGCACAGCATGACGACAAGCGCGGCCTGGGTGCGATCCGACAATGCCGGTTCGGTTGCCAGCAGTGCGCCCAGCAACACGCACATCATTAGTGCCGCCAGCAACAACGCCATGTGGCCATATCGCGACCGCGGAGAAAGCAGGCGTGCTGTCAGTTGTTGCAACTCCGTATCGAGGGAGATCGACGAAGACTTATTGATCATGGGTAGAGTCCTCCAGAAGGATTTGTTTGCGTAGCAGCGTTCTTGCGCGGAACAGCCGCGATTTGACGGTACCGACCGGGATGCCGAGGGCATCTGCGATGTCGACCAACGAAAGTTCTTCCAGATAGAACAGCGTCAACACCTCGCGCTCGACGATCGGCAGCAATGCCAGGTTGGTCGTCAGCGTCCGCTCGAGATCCTCATCAGCGCCGCTATCGTCGATAGATGCGATCTCATCTACATCGATGCCGGTATCCACTGGCATGGCATAGCGGGTTCGCAGGCGGTCCATGAACGTGCGATGCGCGATCCCGAACAGCCAAGGACGGAATTGCGCAGCTTCCCGCAGCCTCGCGATGCCCTGTATGACGCGCAACCAGACGTCCTGGGTCAGATCGTTGGCCAGTTCCGGGTCATTGCCTAGCTTCAGCGCATACCGATGCAACGAGCCTGACCAGCGGCGAATAAGATCGTCGAAGGCCGCGCGCTCACCCAGCTGACAGCGGACCACCAGCAACTGATCGGCACGCTCGCGGTTGGTGGTGTCTCGTTCCAATTCCTGATTCTCCTTCACTCGTCGCCAAGGTAGTCGGGGAACCGGGAAAAAGGTTCATCGGGCGCTGTTCAGCTACCTCTACGTTCGACCCTGGGAGTCCGAACCTTCCTGGTTAGAAAACCAGAATCTGGCGCTGTCATGGCGCTTTCGACCCAAAGCGGGCATCGGCATCTCCAACCGGTCATCCGGTTTTCGAGCTTCAGGGGCAGGTTCACTTATCGGTTGAGTGGGATGCTTTGCGCGGGCGGTGTGCGGGCCTGATGCCTGCGAAGCGCTGGGTCTTGGCTTGGACTATGGCCTGGAAAGTGCTGGTGCCGAGCGCGCGTTGCTGTTGCAGGTAGGCGCGGATGGCGTCCACCTCCTCCGGGGCCAGGGTTTCGTGCAGTAGGCTGTGGTAGGCGTGGCTGCGTTGGGAGGCATCGGCGCCAAGTGCCAGGAAAGCGGGATGTGGATGCAGGGCCGAATGGGTCCGCAGGCCGAGATTTGCCTGGCAACTGGACCAGCGATAATGCGCCGGGTCGTCCGTGATTGCTGCACGCACGGGGTTTAGCTCGATATAGCGGTAGCAGCGCAGCACATAGTCCTCGTTGTCGACTAGGCACGCCTTGTAGCGGCCTTCCCACAGCGTGCCGCTCCTGTCGTGGCGTCCGTTGAATAAGGAAACATAATTGCGGCCAAGTCGCTGCATCAGGCGTGCAACACCCTCAGCCTTTTTCGGGGTAAGCAGCAGATGGACGTGGTTGTCCATCAGGACGTAGGCATGCAGCGTGCAGTCGCAGTGGTGTAGGGCATCGCGCAGCAGCTGCAGGTAGCGCAGTCGATCACCGTCATCCAAAAAGCAAGGCAGGCGGTTGTTCCCGCGCTGGACCACATGCTGCGGAATGCCAGGAATGGTGATACGAGGGAGTCGGGCCATGCGATCCAGCGTCGCCTTTCTCGATGGTCAGCGCAGTCCGAACAGGTCTCGCCCCGTGATCGGAAGACACCGTGTCTGCGCATCGGAAAAGTCAACCTGACCCCGTTACTGGTCCCGTTTCTGTGGTCCCGGCCGGTGAACGTGCAGGCTGTAGTGGGGGCAGGTTCACTTAGGAAGTCAACCTGACCCCGTTTCTGCCGTTTCTGTGGTTATCCGCCGTTATCCCTGGATTCGGCCACACGGCGATCCTCAAGGACCTGTTGGCGATCGACATGCAGCGCACTACTGAGGACGTGAGCGGGTATCTGGCGCCGTAAGTCGACCCGAGGTTAAGGGCAACAGCATGGCTTAACATTAGGTCGGAAGACACCGTGCCCGAGTTATCAGGGATGGATCACTCTGGCCCCAATGTTGTTGTTTGGACTGATAGATCAAAATCCTCTATCGACTTCCAGTTTTTTGCCTCAATATCTTTGATGGCCCATGCGAATTTTGCAGAGTAGTAAAGGAGATAAACAAATTTGTGGTATCGAGAATAGAATTCGGAGAGTGATGGCTCAGTGCTTGGTCTCGCTCTCTCGATGCTGATATGCGCAGTTCGATTTCTTATGCGGCGGAACTGCGTGCCGAAATCTTCTGGTACTTCAACCATATATGTGGAGATATGATTTTCCCATGATGTTTTGGCTGGCGTAGTGAGTAAAGCGCTCGAAGCTGTCTTTGCATAAAATAAACTCATGCGCGATAGCGGTTGTAAGTGCGTCGTCCGTCGCGTCGCCGATTTCAAATTTCACAAAAAATTTTCCAGGGCTCTGGTTGTTGCTCAATGGGAATGTGTGGTTTATAGCGCGATCATATCGGCAACTTGATACCCGAGATTTGTGATCTCGAACAGTTCGCCTTTGTACCCGCGGTCGACTACAAGATCATAAGACCTGAGTTGTTCGAGCGCCTCTTCCCATATCGCGACTTCACGCCGATCGCTTGATGGTATTAAATTTCTTCCATTCGTCTGAATGGTAGTTCCTTCGATGAAGCGAGCGCAGATAATCATGCCCCCGTTATCTTGACTGGCCTCCTTTAGTAGAACTCTTGCTTCCCGCGAAAGAGTTGGGATCTTGGTTCGCGACTCGACAATCGCTGCATCAGCTTGGCTTGCTTTATCCGTTTGAAAGATAGGGTGCTCATTCACCTTTAACTGCAGGTGTCGGTAGAATTTTTCCTTAAAATCAGCGTGACTGTCATAGCCCTCGTATAGGCTGCGACTTTGGCAAGACTGTTTGAACTCCTTTAACCTCTGAACCTGGTCGATGTCAACCGAGTCCATTGCAACAGGCTGGCTTGAGAAATATAACATTGCCGGCTTGCCAGAGATAATGTGCTCTTCAATTTCCTCAACCGCGCCGCTCAGATGCTTCTCAGTAGGTGTTCCGATCCTAGTCCAAAAGACGCCCACGAGAAGATCGCACTTATTCAGCACTTGGCGATTGATGATCTGCTGTGCAGGCGCTCCCATTTCTGGTGAGGAATGGGTTTCCCAGCCGATGGGTAGTAAAATAATTTTTCGCACGCCAGAATTGACTGCATTCCACTCATATACTACATCGCGAATAATTGCTCGCTCGGATGCCACATCGCCAGGCGAGGCAATCATCACGTTGAATGCTGAGGCTGTGTAACTCATTGTCTTTCTCCGAATTAAAATGGCGCCTCATTCAAGAAAGGTCGCGAAGCGTATTTGGCTTAAATAAATTGTTAGCCAAATTAGCCTTTGAACACGATTGCAAGAATTGCTATCAGAATAGAAGCGCCGGCTGCAACCCATGCTGTCACAATACCCAGGCTGTGGCCCGATTCTTCTTGGGCTCGATGTGAAATGAACTCCAAAAGTGTCGAAAGGTACTCCTGCTCTAAGGGCGGGCGCTTGGAGTCTTCATCTTCCTCGTCTTGAAGCCACTGCCTCGCATGGCGGAGTTGTAATGTGTAGAAATACGCCCCGGTTTTCTTGGATGTATTCTTTGACTTACGGAAGAGTCCTTTAAAAGATTCCAGGACGCCCTCAATCTCCGACTGTTCAATGGAAAGTGCCTTTGCAAGATTTGGCGGGCTACGTGCGGCCCAGTCGGTCATTGCTAGATGAGTAACCAAAGCGATTAGTGTTTCTAGGTTTTCGGAGTAGCGTGGCTTTTTCATGTGGCTAACACCTTAGTTGAGCCGCGCTGCGAACCGGCTTTGGCTTGAATGAATTTTTAGGCCGCGACAAAAATCGGGGTCAGAATGCACTCCCCTACACAGACTCTCGATGTTACCCGATGGGGCGGCTCGTTTGGATGCGCGGCCCTGTGTCCACCACAGAGCGAAGGATCGCACATGCCACGCCGTCCCCGACTGGATCTCCCTGGTGTCGCTCAGCATATCGTGCAGCGGGGCAATGATCGCCCCCGTGCTTCTTTGCGGACATCGACCAGTGTAACGGGGTCAGGTTCACTTGGAAGTCAACCTGACCCTGTAACTTCAAGACTGTACTTGGCAGTATATTTTGCCTTGTCAACCTCTGCATCAGTCAACATAAAACTCTCCATAGCCAGCTAACGTCTGAATTAAGCCAAGCCACGAAGCGGGTTCGGCTTGAATTATTTGTTAGATGCCAACCTGAGGTTCATTTAGCTTGGCAGCCAGTTCTCTTAGGCAATCTTGTACTGCCATAGCATGGGCGCTGTATGCGATGGTTGCATTGAAATGATGAAAAATATCAATGTTGTCTATGCCGGAAATCCAAAGCAGAGATTGGTGCGCTATCTCGTTGCGAACTTCTAACAGTGGTCTGATTTGATCGATCAGCGGCTCGCCATTATCCGCAATCTTTAATCGCTTGAGCAACAGGCCAAGAGAGAGTTCATCAAGCTCCTTCAGTAGTTGATCTTTCTTGCGAAAGTTCTTTTGTAGGTTTGCGAGTTTTCCGATATGGCGCTTCAAGGCAAACTCCAAAAGCTGGAAACGCCCTAGGGAAACAAGAACGACCCTCTCATAATTTTCTCGAATAGCATCTTTTCCGCGAGACTCAGCGGCAGCCTTCGCTGCGCCTTCAATCAGCTTTCTCACATCATCTTCTGAAATTGGCATTGGCATCTAATGCCTGAGTTAAGCCGCCCCGCAGCGGGGCAGCGAGCCGTGCTAGCGTAGCGCAGGCACGAGGCGAATGCCACGATGCGGGTTCGGCTTGAACGAGTTAGGCCTCACAGCCGTCGGATTCGGGCTTCAAGCGGATCGTTTCCCAGGTAACCGGAAATGAAAGACCATCCCGCAAATAATTGCCAATAAAAACCTAAAACGTGCTCAACACCGTCATAGCTCAGGTCCCACTCTCGAGCCCTGATCAGTGATTCGCCTATGCGGCGGGCGAAAGCATGCAGTTCTTTGTCTTGTATATCTAGTCGGCTCGTAGCGTACTGCAGTTCGGCATAGAGAACTTCAGACTCAACCTTGAGGCGCTTCAAATGATGCTCCTCGATGTTGTTCATGATGTAGTGCGTCCTGTCCTGTCGCGGTACACCGGATGATGCCTTGAAATAGTCCTTAAACGCTGGCGCACTCATCAGCTCATCTGCGAGATCGGAATCAATCGAGCCGTGCAGGATCCCTAGGAAGATGTATATGACTTCTCGCTTGTACTGGCGATAAGTATCGAGCAAATGACCCCTTATTCGAACCTTCTGCTCGTACGCGGGAACACGGACCAGCAGGTAAAACATGACGACTGCGGAGACAACGCCCGCCGAAAGGTTGAAAAGGACTTCGTTGCCCGTCTCAAACTGCAGGAACGCGGATGCTAATCCAGTGTGTGCCACCCACCCGGCAAGCGGGTCCTCGGACGCCGCTGTCATCACATAGCCAGCAACGACGCATAGCAGAAATAGTGAAGCATCGAGCTTGTTTTGCCGCAGGTAGCGAAACGCTTTCATGTGAGGCCTAACCACTATTCGGCGATAAAATGGTGTGTAAAACGGGTGTGTAACGCGCCGATGCCGCTACCTTTCGGAGCAGTATGCATCCCAAATTCGATCTCTCGCCCGTCGCGCTGTCGCATAACCCTTGCGTCTAACCCCACGGCCATTCCCCAGTGCATCCCCGCACAAGGCCGACGCTATCACTTGTTGACGGCCGTCACAAGTTAAAGGCCGCTCGGCGTAACCGTCGGCGGCCTTAATTTGTAGACAAGTTGTTTGATGACGCGCCATCCAGATTTACCGGACGGCACGCTTCGCCAATAACTCAGTTACCCGGCGTACCCCAAACCTGCCCCTTAACCCCACGCACACTCGCATCCACCGCGCTATCCAGATCGAACACGATCACACTGTTCTCGCCTTTCCGCTGCATCGGCGCCGGGAAATACAGCGCTCGCTGCGGCCCGATGTTCCAATGCCGCCCCAGGTTATGGCCGTTGGCCCAGGCGAAGCCTTTGCCGAAGGCTTGCATGTCCAGGAAGGTGTCGGTGGGCGTGCCGATCTTGACGGTGCCGCGGTGGAAGGCGGGGCCGTCGACCTTGGCGGTGGTCCAGCCGGTGAGCTTGCTCGGGTCGTCCATCGGCAGCGGGAAGGTCTGCCAGCCGGTCAGCGGCTTGCCGTCGAGCAGCACGGGGTCGACCAGGCCGGCGCGGCCGTCGGGCAGATGAGCGCCGTAGTTGATGCGGCCGCCGTTTTCCACCAGCACGTCCACGGTGTGGGTGCCGGCGGGGATGTCCACGTCCACGGCCACTTGCTGCAGGCGCCGCTCGGCGCTGCCGGCCAACTGAATGAACTGTTAGGCAGCGGCGTTCTCCAACCACTCGCCGTCCCACGTGGCCGACTGCAGCCACTCAATTAATGTCTCTACATATTTCTGAAAGTCGGACGCCAGGCGTACCTTTGTGTCTTCGTCGCGACCGAAGGCAATGATTTGACCGGAATGGCCCTGTATATCTGGGCCGAAGTCCAAGCCATGATGATTTCCACCCCAATCATGGGTGAGAGGTATCCATGCTCGATTGCAATACATGGGCTTGATGGCGCCTTCCGGGTCTGAACGCATGAATTCAGCGCAATCGGCGTTCATTTCAGCTTCGTCGATGGAGCGCCAGGTGTCCCATTGCGCGCGAATTCCAGCGACTGATAGAAGCTGCTGACCGAAGAAGAGGCCTGGTCCGTCTTGGCCGTCGTGTGCCAGCAAGAAAGTCTTGACCGAATCCGGCAGTGCCACGCCGAGGTGTTGCTCTAAGCCATGAAGCGCAGCCAGATCCGTGCCCTGCCGTAATGCGATCGCATCGAGGCATCCGAGTTCAGCGAGGCGACTTTCAATTCGGTTCCATTGTTCGTGCATTGCGATTCCTGAAATTTGCTTTGAGGTGTCCTGCTCATCAGATCGTGACCAAGGTCGCCGGCGACTTCAACTCCAGGCCGATCGTGGACACCTGCTCGATCGAGACAGATTCGATGCGATCGTCGGCCGGTATCGAAGGGATGTCTTGCGTTTCGGCAGGGCCGTTGTCGGGTTCAAAGTGGGGTGCATTGCAGGTCTTGTGGTCCAGCGGCTAGCCTGGCCTGGCCTGTAGCAATGGCAACCCTTTTCCTAAGCACGTCCATGCGTCTCATGAACTTTTGGTTCTCGAACGCAGCCATCCGGGCGTCGTAGCAAACCTCAATCTGGCCGGACTGCACTGTGACCATGACTAGCACAGGCGTCCTGGTGCAGAAGAGTTCCGCTCCCTCTCGGTAAGAGCAGGAAAAGCCCTCGTCCATCGCATATTTGCGAACTGCGTCTACCACCGATTTCCGGGCTTCTGGGGTGTCCGAAACAACAATCCTGCTCTTGAAGAATCCATCGCAACCAGTGAGGGATATGGCTGCGGCGACGATAAGAAATAGCGCTCGCGGTCGCATGAATCGTCGAACTCCTGGATTTATAGGTTTGAGAGCGGTGAACAACGGCGATGCTGCGCCATCCGAATGCAGCGGATAGCGCAGCACGCTGAGTGGCTCAGCCGCCAGCCGTCGGCGAACTCCAAACCTGCCCCTTAACCCCACGCACACTCGCATCCGCCGCACTATCCAGATCAAACACAATCACGCTGTTCTCACCTTTCCGCTGCATCGGCGCCGGGAAATACAACGCCCGCTGCGGCCCGATGTTCCAATGCCGCCCCAGGTTGTGGCCGTTAGCCCAGGCGAAGCCTTTGCCGAAGGCCTGCATGTCCAGGAAGGTGTCGGTGGGCGTGCCGATCTTGACGGTGCCGCGGTGGAAGGCGGGGCCGTCGACCTTGGCGGTGGTCCAGCCGGTGATCTTGTTTGCGTCGTCCATCGGCAGCGGGAAGGTCTGCCAGCCGGTCAGCGGCTTGCCGTCGAGCAGCACGGGGTCGACCAGGCCGGCGCGGCCGTCGGGCAGGTGGGCGCCGTAGTTGATGCGGCCGCCGTTTTCCACCAGCACGTCGATGGTGTGGGTGCCGGCGGGGATGTCCACGTCCACGGCCACCTGCTGCAGGCGGCGCTCGGCGCTGCCGGCCAACTTACGATCCACGTAGACGCGTGCGTAGTCGCGCACCTCGCCCAGGTACAGGCTGCCCTTGCGCGGGCCGGTGACGGTGGTGCGGTAGAGGATGTAGCCGTAGGCCTGACCGTAGCGCTCCATCGGTTGCGGGGTGTCGGTGGTGGCGGCCGGCGCGGGCAGGTTGTCCCACAGCGAGGCGGATTCGCGCAGCGGGGTAGCCGGCAGCTCGGCGAAGCGGATCGGCGTGGGCAGGGCGGGCGGCTGCACGCCGGTGACGCGGGCGATGGCGTCGCGGAACAGGGCGAACTTGGGCGTGGGCCGGCCGGCTTCGTCCAGTACGGCGTCGTAGTCGTAGCTGGTGGTCTGCGGAGCGTAGTGGTCGCTGGCGTTCTTCTGGAAGTTGGCGCCGTTCATGAAGCCGAAGCTGGTGCCGCCGACGAACATGTAGATGTTCGCGGAGTGGCCCTGGCGCAGGATCCATTCGAATTCGCTGGCTTGTTTGTTGGCATCGGTGTTGGCGTGTTTGTCGCCCCACTGGTCGAACCAGCCGGCCCAGTATTCACCCACCATCTGCGGTTGGCCGGGGCGGAACTTGGCCAGGCTCTGGAATGCTTTTTCGGCTTCGCCGGGGCCGAAGTTCACTACCGCCAGGGTGTCGGGCAGGGTGCCGTTGGCGAGCACGTCGGCGCCGTCGGCGGTGAACAGCAGGGCCTTGTCGAAGCCGGCCTTGACGAACATGGCGCGGTTGGCCTGCATGTAGACGTGGTCGTCGTCGTAGGAGCCGTATTCGTTCTCGACCTGCACGGCGATGATGGGGCCGCCGTTGCGGTTGAGCTTGGGCTTGACCTGCGCGGCGACGGCGTCGAGGTAGGCCTGGCTGGCGGCGAGGAAGCGCGGGTCCTGGCTGCGCACGCGCATGCCCGGTTCGGCGAACAGCCAGGCGGGGTAGCCGCCGGCTTCCCATTCGGCGCAGACGTAGGGGCCGGGGCGCAGGATGACGTTGAGGCCCTGGGCGGCGGCTTCGTCGATGAAGGCGGCCAGGTCGTTGTTGCCGCTGAAGTCGAACTGGCCCTGGCGCGGTTCGACCAGGTTCCAGAACACGTAGGTCTCCACGGTGTTCAAGCCCATGGCGCGCGCTTTCTGCAGGCGGTCCTTCCAGTAGGCGCGCGGGATGCGCTGGAAGTGGATGGCGCCGGAGATGATCTGGTACGGCTTGCCGTCACGGGTGAAGTGGTCGCCCTGGGTGGCGACGGCGGGCCAGTGCGTGGCTGCGTGCGTCGGCTGTGCGGATGCCGGGAGGGAGAGCAGAAGCGACAGGGCAAGGGCGGACAGGGAGTGACGCAGCATGTGGGGGTCTCTGGCGGGGGTGACGTTGGGCTTTTTTGTAGGAGCGGCTCTGGGTGGCCTTGGGCCATTAGCCGCGACCGAGTGCTACCGGAGAGTCTTGGTCGCGGCTGAAGCCGCTCCTACAGGGGCGAGGGGAGCGGTGAGTCTCAAACGAACGAGGGCGGTAGGTCTTCCTTGGCTGCGCCGAAGGCGGGATTCGGCTTCGGGCCCATCTCCAGTTCCAGGGTGCCGCCGGCGGCGAGGTCGGCGTGGCGTAGCCAGCTGCGGGTGTAGGGCTTGCCGTTCCAGCGGGCGCGCTGGATATAGACGTTGGCGGCGCTGTTGCCGTGGGCGACGACGCTGAGGGTGCGGCCGTTGCCGACATCGACGTCGGCGCGCTTGAACAGCGGGCTGCCGAGCACGTAGGTTGCGCTGACCGGGTCCACGGCATAGAAGCCCAGCGCGCTGAGCACGAACCAGGCGCTCATTTGCCCGCAGTCCTCGTTGCCGGACAGGCCGTTGCGCGCGTCGTGGTATTGCTCGCGCAGCAGCCTCCGCACCATGGCCTGGGTCTTGTACGGCTGCCCGGCGTAGGCGAACAGGTAGGCCACGTGGTGGCTAGGCTCGTTGCCGTGCGCGTACTGGCCGACCATGCCGTCGATGTCCGGCGGCGCGTCGGCCGGCAGTTCGGAGCTGGTGGAGAACAGTTCGTCGAGTTTGGCGACGAAGCCGTCGCGGCCGCCGAACAGTTCCATGTAGCCGTACAGGTCGTGCTGGTTGAGGAAGGTGGCCTGCCAGGCGTTGGACTCGGTGAAGTCGCGCCACTTCGCCATGTGGCCCATCGCGCGCGGGTCGAACGGGGCGGCCCAGTCGCCGTTGCTCAGCCGCGGCTGCACGAAGCCGCTTTTGCGATTGAACACGTTGCGGTAGTTGCGCGAGCGTTCGCGCAAGGCGCTTGCTTCCTTGGTGGCGCCGGCGGCCTGCGCCAGGTGCGCCACCGCCCAGTCGTCGTAGGCGTATTCGAGGGTGCGGCTGACCGCTTCGTCCACGGTGTCGCTGGGGATGTAGCCGCGCTTGCGGTACTCGTCCAGGCCGTGCGTGGTGTCGTCCATGGCGCGCTTGCGGTAGGCCGGCCAGGCGGCGGCGTAGTCGATGCCGGTGAAGCCCTTGGCGTGCGCTTCGGCCAGCACCACGGCGGAGTGGTAGCCGATCATGCAGCCGGTCTCCACGCCTTGCAGTGGCCAGATGCCGACGCCGTCCGGGCATTCGTTGGCGCCGCGCACCAGGCACTGCACCAGGTCGGGTACGCGTTCGGGTTGCACCAGGGTCAGCAAGGGGTGCAGCGCGCGGTAGGTGTCCCACAGCGAGTAGGTGCTGTAGTTGTGGTAGCCGGCGGGTGCCTGGTGCACCTTTAGGTCCATGCCGCGGTAGCGGCCATCGGTGTCGCTGAACAGGGTCGGCGCGAGCAGGCTGTGGTACAGGCCGGTGTAGAAGATGCGCTGCTGCGCGTCGTCGTCGCTGTCGATGCGTACGCGCGCCAGTTCCTTCTCCCACGCGGCCACGGCGGCGGCGTGCACGCGCGCGAAATCGAAGTCGGGCAGTTCGGCGTCGAGGTTGGCCAGGGCGTTCTCGGCGCTGACCGCGGAGATGCCGACCTTGACCAGCAGCGGCGCGTCGGCCGCGTCGGGGTAGTGCAGCGCCACCTTCAGGTGGGTGCCGTCGGCCTGGTGCGCGTCGGCGGCCAGTGGCTGGTCTTCGGAATAGAGCTGGGCCTTGGCGAACGGCCGCGACAGGCGCATGGCGAAGTAGAGGTAGCGGCCGGTCGCCCACTGGTACACGCGGCGCCCGCCGGTCAGGGTGCGCGCATCGACGATGCGCAGTTGCGCGTCGCTGACCCGGGTCGCGATCTCCGGTTTGTCCTGCATGCCGTGGCACAGGTCCAGCAGCAGGTGCGCCGGCTTGCCCTTGGGGAAGTGGTAGCGGTGCAGGCCGGCGCGCGCGGTGGCGGTCAGCTCGGCGTGCACGCCGCTGTCCTTCAGGCGCACGCG
Proteins encoded:
- a CDS encoding GH92 family glycosyl hydrolase, coding for MATRRGFLQGAIALALFGSSGIARLAQARAGSYALPADARAKAEFTRHVDVFIGTGGHGHTFPGATLPFGMVQLSPDTYNAVWDSCSGYHESDGSIMGFSHTHLSGTGVGDLLDFLVVPATGDVKLVPGTLQDPDAGYRSRYDHADEAASPGYYRVRLKDSGVHAELTATARAGLHRYHFPKGKPAHLLLDLCHGMQDKPEIATRVSDAQLRIVDARTLTGGRRVYQWATGRYLYFAMRLSRPFAKAQLYSEDQPLAADAHQADGTHLKVALHYPDAADAPLLVKVGISAVSAENALANLDAELPDFDFARVHAAAVAAWEKELARVRIDSDDDAQQRIFYTGLYHSLLAPTLFSDTDGRYRGMDLKVHQAPAGYHNYSTYSLWDTYRALHPLLTLVQPERVPDLVQCLVRGANECPDGVGIWPLQGVETGCMIGYHSAVVLAEAHAKGFTGIDYAAAWPAYRKRAMDDTTHGLDEYRKRGYIPSDTVDEAVSRTLEYAYDDWAVAHLAQAAGATKEASALRERSRNYRNVFNRKSGFVQPRLSNGDWAAPFDPRAMGHMAKWRDFTESNAWQATFLNQHDLYGYMELFGGRDGFVAKLDELFSTSSELPADAPPDIDGMVGQYAHGNEPSHHVAYLFAYAGQPYKTQAMVRRLLREQYHDARNGLSGNEDCGQMSAWFVLSALGFYAVDPVSATYVLGSPLFKRADVDVGNGRTLSVVAHGNSAANVYIQRARWNGKPYTRSWLRHADLAAGGTLELEMGPKPNPAFGAAKEDLPPSFV